The Falco naumanni isolate bFalNau1 chromosome 14, bFalNau1.pat, whole genome shotgun sequence genome includes a window with the following:
- the LOC121097405 gene encoding PABIR family member 2-like isoform X2, with protein sequence MAQEKMELDLELPPGSAAAPSDGGGLRRSNSAPLIHGLSDNSQVFQPYVLRTRRNSTTVMSRHSMLLSSSPIRIPSSRLHQIRREEGVDLMNRETAHEREVQTAMQISQSWEESLSLSDNDLDKSEKSSSPKRIDFIPVSPAPSPTRGIGKQCFSPSLQMFVSSNGLPPSPIPSPTRRFSKRSQSPINCIRPSVLGPIKRKGEMETESQPKRLFQGTTNMLSPDVTHLTDLSSCLSSDILDGSSSSVGSSSDSLTKGSITTESPVTCSNSCSSFILMDDLSPK encoded by the exons ATGGCTCAGGAGAAAATGGAGCTGGACCTGGAGCTGCCGCCGGGGAGCGCCGCGGCCCCGAGCGACGGGGGCGGCCTGAGGCGATCCAACAGCGCCCCCCTCATCCACGGGCTCAG TGACAACTCCCAGGTTTTTCAGCCCTACGTGTTGCGAACGCGCAGGAACAGTACGACAGTTATGAGCCGTCACAGTATG ctgttgtcATCATCTCCTATTCGTATTCCTAGTAGCCGACTTCATCAGATCAGAAGG gaggaaggagtggaTTTAATGAACAGAGAAACAGCACATGAAAG GGAAGTGCAAACAGCAATGCAGATAAGCCAGTCATGGGAGGAAAGCTTGAGCCTG AGTGACAATGACTTGGACAAGTCTGAGAAGTCTTCCTCTCCAAAGAGAATAGACTTCATTCCAGTTTCGCCTGCACCTTCACCTACAAGAGGAATAGGAAAG CAATGTTTTTCACCATCATTGCAAATGTTTGTGAGCAGTAATGGATTACCTCCAAGCCCTATTCCCAGTCCAACAAGGCGATTCTCCAA GAGGAGTCAAAGTCCAATCAACTGTATCAGGCCCAGTGTTCTTGGccccattaaaagaaaag GTGAAATGGAAACTGAAAGTCAGCCAAAGAGACTTTTTCAAGGAACAACCAACATGCTTTCTCCAGATGTTACACATCTGACAGATCTCAGTTCatg ccTCTCTTCAGATATTCTTGATGGGAGTAGCAGCAGTGTTGGCTCTTCCTCTGATTCACTGACTAAAGGCAGCATAACCACAGAGTCTCCAGTAACGTGCTCAAACTCATGTTCTTCATTCATTTTGATGGACGATCTCTCACCTAAGTGA
- the LOC121097405 gene encoding P2R1A-PPP2R2A-interacting phosphatase regulator 1-like isoform X3 — translation MAQEKMELDLELPPGSAAAPSDGGGLRRSNSAPLIHGLSDNSQVFQPYVLRTRRNSTTVMSRHSMLLSSSPIRIPSSRLHQIRREEGVDLMNRETAHEREVQTAMQISQSWEESLSLSDNDLDKSEKSSSPKRIDFIPVSPAPSPTRGIGKQCFSPSLQMFVSSNGLPPSPIPSPTRRFSNILSLAGGVKVQSTVSGPVFLAPLKEKVKWKLKVSQRDFFKEQPTCFLQMLHI, via the exons ATGGCTCAGGAGAAAATGGAGCTGGACCTGGAGCTGCCGCCGGGGAGCGCCGCGGCCCCGAGCGACGGGGGCGGCCTGAGGCGATCCAACAGCGCCCCCCTCATCCACGGGCTCAG TGACAACTCCCAGGTTTTTCAGCCCTACGTGTTGCGAACGCGCAGGAACAGTACGACAGTTATGAGCCGTCACAGTATG ctgttgtcATCATCTCCTATTCGTATTCCTAGTAGCCGACTTCATCAGATCAGAAGG gaggaaggagtggaTTTAATGAACAGAGAAACAGCACATGAAAG GGAAGTGCAAACAGCAATGCAGATAAGCCAGTCATGGGAGGAAAGCTTGAGCCTG AGTGACAATGACTTGGACAAGTCTGAGAAGTCTTCCTCTCCAAAGAGAATAGACTTCATTCCAGTTTCGCCTGCACCTTCACCTACAAGAGGAATAGGAAAG CAATGTTTTTCACCATCATTGCAAATGTTTGTGAGCAGTAATGGATTACCTCCAAGCCCTATTCCCAGTCCAACAAGGCGATTCTCCAA TATTCTCTCTCTAGCAGGAGGAGTCAAAGTCCAATCAACTGTATCAGGCCCAGTGTTCTTGGccccattaaaagaaaag GTGAAATGGAAACTGAAAGTCAGCCAAAGAGACTTTTTCAAGGAACAACCAACATGCTTTCTCCAGATGTTACACATCTGA
- the LOC121097405 gene encoding P2R1A-PPP2R2A-interacting phosphatase regulator 1-like isoform X1, which produces MAQEKMELDLELPPGSAAAPSDGGGLRRSNSAPLIHGLSDNSQVFQPYVLRTRRNSTTVMSRHSMLLSSSPIRIPSSRLHQIRREEGVDLMNRETAHEREVQTAMQISQSWEESLSLSDNDLDKSEKSSSPKRIDFIPVSPAPSPTRGIGKQCFSPSLQMFVSSNGLPPSPIPSPTRRFSNRRSQSPINCIRPSVLGPIKRKGEMETESQPKRLFQGTTNMLSPDVTHLTDLSSCLSSDILDGSSSSVGSSSDSLTKGSITTESPVTCSNSCSSFILMDDLSPK; this is translated from the exons ATGGCTCAGGAGAAAATGGAGCTGGACCTGGAGCTGCCGCCGGGGAGCGCCGCGGCCCCGAGCGACGGGGGCGGCCTGAGGCGATCCAACAGCGCCCCCCTCATCCACGGGCTCAG TGACAACTCCCAGGTTTTTCAGCCCTACGTGTTGCGAACGCGCAGGAACAGTACGACAGTTATGAGCCGTCACAGTATG ctgttgtcATCATCTCCTATTCGTATTCCTAGTAGCCGACTTCATCAGATCAGAAGG gaggaaggagtggaTTTAATGAACAGAGAAACAGCACATGAAAG GGAAGTGCAAACAGCAATGCAGATAAGCCAGTCATGGGAGGAAAGCTTGAGCCTG AGTGACAATGACTTGGACAAGTCTGAGAAGTCTTCCTCTCCAAAGAGAATAGACTTCATTCCAGTTTCGCCTGCACCTTCACCTACAAGAGGAATAGGAAAG CAATGTTTTTCACCATCATTGCAAATGTTTGTGAGCAGTAATGGATTACCTCCAAGCCCTATTCCCAGTCCAACAAGGCGATTCTCCAA CAGGAGGAGTCAAAGTCCAATCAACTGTATCAGGCCCAGTGTTCTTGGccccattaaaagaaaag GTGAAATGGAAACTGAAAGTCAGCCAAAGAGACTTTTTCAAGGAACAACCAACATGCTTTCTCCAGATGTTACACATCTGACAGATCTCAGTTCatg ccTCTCTTCAGATATTCTTGATGGGAGTAGCAGCAGTGTTGGCTCTTCCTCTGATTCACTGACTAAAGGCAGCATAACCACAGAGTCTCCAGTAACGTGCTCAAACTCATGTTCTTCATTCATTTTGATGGACGATCTCTCACCTAAGTGA